From Aerosticca soli, a single genomic window includes:
- a CDS encoding STAS domain-containing protein → MSGLSVYHDTENDCLTLQLGERFDFSVHRDFHDACLGDVKPARSYIIDLGEVTHMDSSALGMLLLLREHAGGDRAEIRIVNANDELRNTLRVAGFDKGFVLN, encoded by the coding sequence ATGAGCGGCCTGAGCGTCTACCACGACACCGAGAACGATTGCCTCACCCTGCAATTGGGCGAGCGCTTCGATTTCAGCGTGCACCGCGATTTCCACGACGCCTGTCTGGGCGACGTCAAGCCCGCGCGCAGCTACATCATCGACCTTGGCGAAGTGACCCACATGGACAGCTCCGCGCTCGGCATGCTGTTGCTCCTGCGCGAGCACGCCGGCGGCGACCGCGCGGAGATCCGCATCGTCAACGCCAACGACGAACTGCGCAACACGCTGCGGGTCGCCGGCTTCGACAAGGGTTTCGTGCTGAATTAG
- a CDS encoding xanthine dehydrogenase family protein molybdopterin-binding subunit, whose protein sequence is MTDHARRRFLKVLAGSAGALVVGVAFAPADAATPPWPLPPDRLGDDYRDLGLFVRIDGSGDVLIGAREPETGTGCATAIARIIADELDADWQRVGVLPLGLATENRDGRLTWPYGHQLGGMGESVPAAWADLRQAGALARWLLLEAAARRFGIAADRLRSEAGQVIAPDGRRLGYGALAADAARIDPPEHPVPLKSPERYGLIGRPAGDADAHAIVTGTLRFASDTYWPETLVAVLARCPWPDGELAALDAAPALAVKGVVKVVPLKPDPHAAPGETPLAPAVAVIATDTWAALQGRDKLKPVWKPGPSGSEDSTALEQRALALLEDKTATGITVRNDGDVQAASKKAARRFEATYVLPWLAHATPEPMHCLVRLEKDRVTLLLPTQAPQQAFAVVQRLTGLRPEQIEIQVPRMGGGYGRRLEHDYLAEALLLARETAGKPLKLLWTRTDDLGHDYYRPGAAIKLAAVLDRKRNVIAWSQRTAGASSLAGRGVSEDRLWTSELSADQLPAGLVPHYRSDWYALQTAMPRGMQRGMPHLSQAFAVESFIDELAHQLKENPLDTRLRLLGEPRQIPLGDGRVLDTGRLRAVLVQAAERLGWKQNWLHSVNGLGLACWRIGDAYVAHALEVALEGETLRIVRAVCAVDVGRVINPTGLEGQVAGATLDALGTALNLAVTFKDGRIQQTTYRDYPLAGMAQLPREVEVIVVPGENRAPSGASFLAMPTAAPALANAVFRVSAVRVRRLPLMREFLRLL, encoded by the coding sequence ATGACCGACCACGCACGCCGGCGTTTCCTCAAGGTGCTGGCCGGCAGCGCCGGCGCGCTGGTGGTCGGCGTGGCGTTCGCGCCGGCCGACGCCGCGACGCCGCCCTGGCCGCTGCCGCCGGACCGGCTGGGCGACGATTACCGCGACCTCGGCCTGTTCGTGCGCATCGACGGCAGCGGCGACGTGCTGATCGGCGCGCGCGAGCCGGAAACCGGCACCGGCTGCGCCACCGCGATCGCCCGCATCATCGCCGACGAGCTCGATGCCGACTGGCAGCGCGTCGGCGTGCTGCCGCTGGGCCTGGCGACGGAAAATCGCGACGGCCGCCTGACCTGGCCCTACGGCCACCAGCTCGGCGGCATGGGGGAATCGGTGCCCGCCGCCTGGGCCGACCTGCGCCAGGCCGGGGCGCTGGCGCGCTGGCTGCTGCTCGAGGCCGCGGCGCGGCGTTTCGGCATCGCCGCCGACCGCCTGCGCAGCGAGGCCGGCCAGGTGATCGCCCCCGACGGCCGGCGGCTCGGCTATGGCGCGCTCGCGGCGGATGCGGCGCGCATCGATCCGCCGGAACATCCGGTGCCGCTCAAGTCGCCGGAGCGCTACGGCCTGATCGGCCGGCCGGCCGGCGATGCCGACGCCCACGCGATCGTCACCGGCACGCTGCGCTTTGCCAGCGACACCTACTGGCCGGAGACGCTGGTCGCCGTGCTGGCGCGCTGTCCCTGGCCCGACGGCGAGCTCGCCGCGCTCGATGCCGCGCCCGCGCTCGCCGTCAAGGGCGTGGTCAAGGTGGTGCCGCTCAAGCCCGACCCGCACGCGGCGCCCGGCGAAACCCCGCTCGCGCCGGCGGTGGCGGTGATCGCCACCGACACCTGGGCGGCGCTGCAAGGCCGCGACAAGCTCAAGCCGGTATGGAAGCCCGGCCCGTCGGGCAGCGAGGACAGCACCGCACTCGAACAGCGCGCGCTCGCCCTGCTCGAGGACAAGACCGCCACCGGCATCACCGTGCGCAACGACGGCGACGTGCAGGCCGCGAGCAAAAAGGCCGCGCGCCGCTTCGAGGCCACTTACGTGCTGCCCTGGCTCGCCCACGCCACGCCCGAACCGATGCACTGCCTGGTCCGGCTGGAAAAGGACCGTGTCACGCTGCTGCTGCCCACCCAGGCGCCGCAGCAGGCGTTCGCCGTGGTGCAGCGGCTGACCGGGCTGCGTCCCGAGCAGATCGAGATCCAGGTCCCGCGCATGGGCGGCGGCTACGGCCGGCGGCTCGAGCACGACTATCTGGCCGAGGCCCTGCTGCTGGCCCGCGAGACCGCCGGCAAGCCACTCAAGCTGCTGTGGACGCGCACGGACGACCTGGGCCACGACTACTACCGCCCCGGCGCGGCGATCAAGCTCGCCGCCGTGCTCGACCGCAAGCGCAACGTGATCGCCTGGTCGCAGCGCACCGCCGGTGCTTCCTCGCTCGCCGGGCGTGGCGTGTCCGAGGATCGCCTGTGGACTTCGGAACTGTCCGCCGACCAGCTTCCCGCCGGCCTGGTGCCGCACTACCGCAGCGACTGGTACGCCCTGCAGACGGCCATGCCGCGCGGCATGCAGCGCGGCATGCCGCATCTGTCGCAGGCCTTCGCGGTGGAGAGCTTCATCGACGAACTCGCCCACCAGCTCAAGGAAAACCCGCTCGACACGCGCCTGCGCCTGCTCGGCGAGCCGCGCCAGATCCCGCTCGGCGACGGCCGCGTGCTCGACACCGGCCGCCTGCGCGCGGTGCTGGTGCAGGCGGCCGAGCGGCTCGGCTGGAAACAGAACTGGCTGCACAGCGTCAATGGCTTGGGGCTGGCGTGCTGGCGGATCGGCGATGCCTACGTCGCCCACGCGCTGGAGGTGGCGCTGGAGGGGGAAACCCTGCGCATCGTGCGCGCGGTGTGCGCGGTCGACGTCGGCCGGGTGATCAATCCGACCGGTCTGGAAGGTCAGGTCGCCGGCGCCACCCTGGACGCGCTCGGCACCGCGCTCAACCTGGCCGTCACCTTCAAGGATGGCCGCATCCAGCAGACCACCTATCGCGACTACCCGCTGGCCGGCATGGCGCAGCTGCCGCGCGAGGTGGAGGTGATCGTCGTCCCCGGCGAAAACCGCGCGCCGAGCGGCGCGAGCTTCCTGGCCATGCCCACCGCCGCCCCGGCCCTGGCCAATGCAGTGTTCCGGGTCAGCGCGGTGCGGGTGCGGCGGTTGCCGCTGATGCGCGAGTTCCTGCGGCTGCTGTAG
- a CDS encoding (2Fe-2S)-binding protein, which produces MAQAQARPGEPAATIVPEPARKGIALKVNGESFVHVGDPAMPLLWYLRDVLRLTGTKYGGDRSGVDLVLVEGKAVSAQSLPMSALAGKRVRTVEGLTGEAGALHPLQQAFIDEDAIGCGYCTGGWLIAAVELLARNVHPTDEDIDRLPVLCRCGCHTRVRRAIKRVAGAHA; this is translated from the coding sequence ATGGCGCAAGCGCAGGCAAGGCCGGGCGAGCCGGCGGCAACGATCGTCCCGGAACCGGCGCGCAAGGGGATTGCGCTCAAGGTCAATGGCGAGTCGTTCGTGCACGTCGGCGATCCGGCGATGCCGCTCCTGTGGTACCTGCGCGACGTGCTGCGGCTGACCGGCACCAAGTACGGCGGCGATCGCAGCGGCGTGGACCTGGTGCTGGTCGAGGGCAAGGCGGTGTCGGCGCAGTCGCTGCCGATGTCGGCGCTGGCCGGCAAGCGCGTGCGCACGGTCGAGGGGCTGACCGGCGAAGCCGGCGCGCTGCATCCGCTGCAGCAGGCCTTCATCGACGAGGACGCGATCGGCTGCGGCTACTGCACCGGCGGTTGGCTGATCGCCGCGGTCGAGCTGCTGGCGCGCAATGTGCATCCCACCGACGAGGACATCGACCGCCTGCCGGTGTTGTGCCGCTGCGGCTGCCACACGCGGGTGCGCCGGGCGATCAAGCGCGTCGCCGGAGCACACGCATGA
- a CDS encoding fumarate hydratase has product MTRIQQDDLIQSVADALQYISYYHPVDYIKNLAAAYEREASPAARDAMAQILVNSRMAAEGHRPICQDTGIVTVFLKVGMDVRWDGATMDVEAMVNEGVRRAYLDPDNPLRASVLADPAGKRINTRDNTPAVIHTRLVPGDTVEVTVAAKGGGSEAKSKFVMLNPSDSIVDWVLKTVPTMGAGWCPPGMLGIGIGGTAEKAMLLAKEALMEPIDIQALIARGPANRIEELRIELYEKVNALGIGAQGLGGLTTVLDVKILDYPTHAANLPVAMIPNCAATRHAHFVLDGSGPARLEPPSLEHWPRITYDASKGRRVNLDAVTREEVARWKPGEVLLLNGKLLTGRDAAHKRMVDMLARGEKLPVDFNGRFIYYVGPVDPVRDEVVGPAGPTTATRMDKFTRTMLEKTGLLGMIGKAERGQAAIDAIRDHQAVYLMAVGGAAYLVSKAIRAARVVAFEDLGMEAIYEFEVRDMPVTVAVDVNGTSVHQTGPREWQAKIGKIPVVVA; this is encoded by the coding sequence ATGACCCGCATCCAGCAAGACGATCTCATCCAGTCCGTCGCCGACGCGTTGCAGTACATCAGCTACTACCACCCGGTCGACTACATCAAGAACCTCGCCGCCGCCTACGAGCGCGAGGCCTCGCCCGCGGCCAGGGACGCGATGGCGCAGATCCTGGTCAACTCGCGCATGGCCGCCGAAGGCCACCGGCCGATCTGCCAGGACACCGGCATCGTCACCGTGTTCCTGAAGGTCGGCATGGACGTGCGCTGGGACGGCGCGACGATGGACGTGGAGGCGATGGTCAACGAAGGCGTGCGCCGCGCCTACCTCGACCCGGACAACCCGCTGCGCGCCAGCGTGCTCGCCGACCCGGCGGGCAAGCGCATCAATACGCGCGACAACACGCCGGCGGTGATCCACACGCGCCTGGTGCCGGGCGACACGGTGGAGGTGACGGTGGCGGCCAAGGGCGGCGGCTCGGAGGCCAAATCCAAGTTCGTCATGCTCAACCCGTCCGATTCCATCGTCGACTGGGTGCTGAAGACCGTGCCGACCATGGGCGCGGGCTGGTGCCCGCCGGGCATGCTCGGCATCGGCATCGGCGGCACCGCCGAGAAGGCCATGCTGCTGGCCAAGGAGGCGCTGATGGAGCCGATCGACATCCAGGCGCTGATCGCGCGCGGCCCGGCCAACCGCATCGAGGAACTGCGCATCGAACTCTATGAGAAGGTCAACGCGCTCGGCATCGGCGCGCAGGGTCTGGGCGGCCTCACCACCGTGCTCGACGTCAAGATCCTCGACTATCCGACCCACGCCGCCAACCTGCCGGTGGCGATGATTCCCAACTGCGCCGCCACGCGCCATGCGCACTTCGTGCTCGACGGCTCCGGCCCGGCGCGGCTCGAGCCGCCCTCGCTGGAGCACTGGCCGCGCATCACCTATGACGCGTCCAAGGGCCGCCGGGTGAATCTCGATGCCGTCACCCGCGAGGAAGTCGCGCGCTGGAAACCCGGCGAGGTGCTGCTGCTCAACGGCAAGCTGCTCACCGGTCGCGACGCCGCGCACAAGCGCATGGTCGACATGCTCGCGCGCGGGGAAAAACTCCCGGTCGATTTCAACGGCCGTTTCATCTACTACGTCGGCCCGGTCGATCCGGTGCGCGACGAGGTGGTCGGTCCGGCCGGGCCCACCACCGCCACGCGCATGGACAAGTTCACCCGCACCATGCTGGAAAAGACCGGCCTGCTCGGCATGATCGGCAAGGCCGAGCGTGGCCAGGCCGCCATCGATGCCATCCGCGACCACCAGGCCGTGTACCTGATGGCCGTGGGCGGCGCGGCGTATCTGGTGTCCAAGGCGATCCGCGCCGCGCGTGTCGTCGCCTTCGAGGACCTCGGCATGGAGGCGATCTACGAGTTCGAGGTCAGGGACATGCCGGTCACCGTCGCGGTGGACGTCAACGGCACCTCGGTGCACCAGACCGGCCCGCGCGAATGGCAGGCGAAGATCGGCAAGATTCCGGTGGTGGTCGCGTAG
- a CDS encoding bifunctional aspartate kinase/diaminopimelate decarboxylase, producing the protein MKFGGTSVATLPRWQNIRELVAGRHAEGARVLVVVSALSGITDALKKLCAEADADKRQAAAGAIAQRHYELLAHMQLPLPESLAVRLADLERLAAEGPGVLGELAWSALVQAHGELLSSTLGAAFLTESGLPTTWVDARECLTAVALPNQNERTRLLSAMVEARPDPALAAHLAAQGEVFITQGFIAREAEGRTVLLGRGGSDTSASYFGALLKALRVEIWTDVAGMFTANPRQVPGARLLRRLDYEEAQEIASTGAKVLHPRCLSPLREPRVPLLVKDTNRPELAGTVIGPQVREHAPSIKAISARKGITLVSMESIGMWQQVGFLADVFAQFKRHGLSVDLIGSAETNVTVSLDPTENLLDTDAVAALATDLAKVCRVKVIAPCAAISLVGRGMRSMLHTLSGVLAEFGQLRVHLISQSSNNLNLTFVVDETVVDELLPRLHELLIAAGAMRTDDGVLFGPSWQSLYGEGETPTAADAWWRAPAARARLLAIATERTPRYVYHLPTVRERARALKALRVVDRWHYAVKANTHPAILATLAAEGFAFECVSPGELDAVLASVPGDAPLLFTPNFAARSDFERALATRASITLDALYPLEHWGELFRGREIVLRLDLGRGLGHHEKVRTGGSGSKFGVPVEQLDAFLRLADAHGVTVRGLHAHLGSGILDAAHWGEVYGQLAALAERIGSVAFLNIGGGLGVPAHPGEAPLDLAALEAELRRVKTAYPHYALWMEPGRYLVADAGVLLARVTQTKGKGALRYLGVDTGMNSLIRPALYDAWHEIVNLTRLDEPATGLFQVVGPICESGDVLGSDRRLPEPVEGDVILIAQTGAYGKVMSSPYNLRGETEEVVLDD; encoded by the coding sequence ATGAAGTTCGGCGGCACCTCCGTCGCCACCCTGCCGCGCTGGCAGAACATCCGCGAGCTCGTCGCCGGCCGCCACGCCGAAGGTGCGCGCGTGCTGGTGGTGGTGTCGGCGCTGAGCGGCATCACCGATGCGCTGAAGAAGCTCTGCGCCGAGGCGGATGCGGACAAACGCCAGGCGGCGGCCGGCGCGATCGCGCAACGCCACTATGAGCTGCTCGCGCACATGCAGTTGCCGCTGCCGGAATCACTCGCCGTGCGGCTGGCGGATCTTGAGCGGCTGGCCGCGGAAGGCCCGGGCGTGCTCGGCGAGCTGGCCTGGTCGGCGCTGGTGCAGGCGCATGGGGAACTCCTGTCCAGCACGCTGGGCGCGGCGTTCCTCACCGAGAGCGGCCTGCCCACGACCTGGGTGGATGCGCGCGAATGCCTGACCGCGGTGGCGCTGCCGAACCAGAACGAGCGCACCCGGCTGCTCTCGGCGATGGTCGAGGCGCGGCCGGACCCGGCGCTCGCCGCGCATCTGGCCGCGCAGGGCGAGGTGTTCATCACCCAGGGCTTCATCGCGCGCGAGGCGGAAGGCCGCACCGTGCTGCTCGGCCGCGGCGGCTCGGATACCTCGGCCTCGTATTTCGGCGCGCTGCTCAAGGCGCTGCGGGTGGAGATCTGGACCGACGTCGCCGGCATGTTCACCGCCAACCCACGCCAGGTGCCGGGCGCGCGGCTGCTGCGAAGGCTCGATTACGAGGAGGCGCAGGAAATCGCCTCGACCGGCGCCAAGGTGCTGCATCCGCGCTGCCTGTCGCCGCTGCGCGAGCCGCGCGTGCCGCTCTTGGTCAAGGACACCAACCGGCCCGAGCTCGCCGGCACCGTGATCGGCCCGCAGGTGCGCGAGCACGCGCCGAGCATCAAGGCGATCAGCGCGCGCAAGGGCATCACGCTGGTGTCGATGGAATCGATCGGCATGTGGCAGCAGGTCGGCTTCCTCGCCGACGTGTTCGCGCAGTTCAAGCGCCACGGGCTGTCGGTGGACCTGATCGGCTCGGCCGAGACCAACGTCACCGTCTCGCTCGATCCGACCGAGAACCTGCTCGACACCGACGCGGTGGCCGCGCTCGCCACCGACCTGGCCAAGGTGTGCAGGGTCAAGGTGATCGCGCCGTGCGCGGCGATCTCGCTGGTCGGGCGCGGCATGCGCTCGATGCTGCACACGCTCTCGGGCGTGCTCGCGGAGTTCGGCCAGCTGCGCGTGCATCTCATCTCGCAATCGTCGAACAATCTGAACCTCACGTTCGTGGTCGACGAGACCGTGGTCGACGAGCTGCTGCCGCGGCTGCATGAGCTGCTGATCGCCGCCGGCGCCATGCGCACCGACGACGGCGTGCTGTTCGGCCCGAGCTGGCAGAGTCTCTACGGCGAGGGCGAAACGCCGACCGCCGCGGACGCGTGGTGGCGCGCCCCGGCGGCGCGCGCGCGGCTGCTTGCGATCGCCACCGAACGCACGCCGCGCTACGTCTACCACCTGCCGACCGTGCGCGAACGCGCGCGTGCGCTCAAGGCGCTGCGCGTGGTCGATCGCTGGCATTACGCGGTGAAGGCGAACACGCATCCGGCCATCCTCGCCACGCTGGCGGCGGAAGGCTTCGCTTTCGAATGCGTCTCGCCCGGCGAGCTGGACGCGGTGCTCGCCAGCGTGCCGGGCGATGCCCCCCTGCTGTTCACGCCCAACTTCGCCGCGCGCTCTGACTTCGAGCGTGCGCTGGCCACCCGCGCCAGCATCACGCTGGATGCGCTCTATCCGCTGGAGCACTGGGGCGAGCTGTTTCGCGGCCGCGAGATCGTGCTGCGCCTGGATCTCGGCCGCGGCCTCGGCCATCACGAGAAGGTGCGCACTGGCGGCAGCGGCAGCAAGTTCGGCGTGCCGGTGGAGCAGCTCGACGCCTTCCTGCGCCTGGCCGACGCGCACGGCGTCACCGTGCGCGGCCTGCACGCGCATCTGGGCTCGGGCATCCTCGATGCCGCGCACTGGGGCGAGGTCTACGGCCAGCTTGCCGCGCTCGCCGAACGCATCGGCAGCGTCGCCTTCCTCAACATCGGCGGCGGGCTCGGCGTGCCCGCGCATCCGGGCGAGGCGCCGCTCGATCTCGCCGCGCTGGAGGCGGAGCTGCGCCGGGTCAAGACGGCCTATCCGCATTACGCGCTGTGGATGGAGCCCGGCCGTTACCTCGTCGCCGATGCCGGCGTGCTGCTCGCCCGCGTCACCCAGACCAAGGGCAAGGGCGCGCTGCGCTATCTCGGCGTGGATACCGGCATGAACAGCCTGATCCGCCCGGCGCTCTACGATGCCTGGCACGAGATCGTCAACCTGACCCGACTGGACGAGCCGGCCACCGGCCTGTTCCAGGTGGTCGGCCCGATCTGCGAGAGCGGCGACGTGCTCGGCAGCGACCGCCGCCTGCCGGAACCCGTCGAGGGCGACGTCATCCTGATCGCGCAGACCGGCGCCTACGGCAAGGTGATGTCCTCGCCGTACAACCTGCGCGGCGAGACCGAGGAAGTCGTGCTGGACGACTGA
- the murL gene encoding UDP-N-acetyl-alpha-D-muramoyl-L-alanyl-L-glutamate epimerase — MTTTIQPRQTRVFRFLQARYADGVAELGYAFDDGAPMIERVRFPAAPPLPLARRAAFDAALKLLHLIAGVSYYKAGVPPLIEVADGPLDDATADLLDALYLQGLAEFAYRNGLDLRERIRFPRGGRTAPPATTLDLPERTLVPLGGGKDSLVVVEALKAIGEDAWATWVGNAPLIAACAERTGLPRLNIERELAPELFALNQCGAWNGHVPVTAVNSAILALAAILYGFDTVAFANERSASAATLEYAGQAVNHQWSKGYAFESMFADWLHGHVAADLDYGSLLRPYAELAVTRAFARLGTNYFDVFSSCNRNFRILGPRPVDRWCGQCPKCHFVFLALAPFLSKPRLLAIFGRNLLDDESQAAGFDALMEYREHKPFECVGEAAEARAAMHALSQRPEWREDALVARFVREIAPQLDPLTLALEPWLLPAGEHRVPARLVPALKVIG; from the coding sequence GTGACGACGACCATCCAGCCGCGCCAGACGCGGGTATTCCGTTTTCTGCAGGCGCGATATGCCGACGGCGTGGCCGAGCTCGGCTACGCCTTCGACGACGGCGCGCCGATGATCGAGCGCGTGCGCTTTCCCGCCGCGCCGCCGCTGCCGCTCGCGCGCCGCGCGGCCTTCGACGCCGCGCTCAAACTGCTGCATCTCATCGCCGGCGTGAGCTACTACAAGGCCGGCGTTCCGCCGCTCATCGAGGTGGCCGATGGCCCGCTGGATGACGCCACCGCCGATTTGCTCGATGCGCTGTACCTGCAGGGTCTGGCCGAGTTCGCCTATCGCAACGGCCTGGACCTGCGCGAGCGCATCCGTTTTCCGCGCGGCGGCCGCACAGCGCCGCCGGCCACGACGCTGGACTTGCCCGAACGCACGCTGGTGCCGCTCGGCGGCGGCAAGGACTCGCTGGTGGTGGTCGAGGCGCTGAAGGCGATCGGCGAAGACGCCTGGGCCACCTGGGTCGGCAACGCGCCGCTGATCGCCGCCTGCGCCGAACGCACGGGCCTGCCGCGACTCAACATCGAGCGCGAACTTGCACCGGAACTCTTCGCGCTCAACCAGTGCGGCGCGTGGAACGGCCACGTGCCGGTGACCGCGGTGAACTCGGCGATCCTCGCGCTCGCCGCCATCCTCTACGGCTTCGACACCGTTGCCTTCGCCAACGAGCGCTCGGCCTCGGCCGCCACGCTGGAATACGCGGGCCAGGCGGTGAATCACCAGTGGAGCAAGGGCTACGCCTTCGAGTCGATGTTCGCCGACTGGCTGCACGGCCACGTCGCCGCCGATCTCGACTACGGCTCGCTGCTGCGTCCGTATGCCGAGCTTGCCGTCACCCGCGCCTTCGCGCGCCTGGGCACGAACTATTTCGACGTCTTCTCCAGCTGCAACCGCAACTTCCGCATCCTCGGGCCGCGGCCGGTCGATCGCTGGTGCGGGCAATGTCCGAAGTGCCACTTCGTGTTTCTCGCGCTCGCGCCGTTCCTGTCCAAGCCGCGGCTGCTCGCCATCTTCGGCCGCAACCTGCTCGACGACGAGAGCCAGGCCGCCGGCTTCGATGCGCTGATGGAATACCGCGAGCACAAGCCGTTCGAATGTGTGGGCGAGGCCGCGGAGGCGCGCGCGGCGATGCATGCGCTCAGCCAGCGCCCGGAATGGCGCGAGGACGCGCTGGTCGCGCGCTTCGTGCGCGAGATCGCCCCGCAGCTCGATCCGCTCACCCTCGCGCTGGAGCCCTGGCTGCTGCCTGCCGGCGAGCATCGCGTGCCGGCGCGCCTCGTGCCGGCGCTGAAAGTCATCGGCTGA
- the murD gene encoding UDP-N-acetylmuramoyl-L-alanine--D-glutamate ligase — MRIAELAGQRVAVWGFGREGRAAIRALQSRLPQLPLALYCRADEADAARAFAPTLAVHGHEPDAGELAGFDVVVKSPGISPYQPAVRAAQDRGTRFTSGTTLWFAERPDARVVAVTGTKGKSTTTALIAHLARSLGVRTALAGNIGVPLLELIDERAALWAIELSSFQTGEAGPLELGVITRLDEEHLDWHGSRERYVADKLRLADAARTLLLDGTQHELVARTAVHPDRRLYGTAAGWHVADGAIRRGGEAVFALAALPLPGLHNAINACAALAALETLGLDARAAAPALAGFHALPHRLQNLGTRDGREWINDSISTTPPAALAALASLASREVTLILGGHDRGLDWHDFVAAVKHRPRLRIVAQGASGPRIARALREGAAEPPLVEVATLAEAVQAARAITPSGGVVLLSPGAPSFDQFRDYAERGRRFAELAGFDTPQTASIDGLGVA, encoded by the coding sequence ATGCGCATCGCCGAACTCGCCGGCCAGCGTGTGGCGGTATGGGGCTTCGGCCGCGAGGGCCGCGCCGCCATCCGCGCGCTGCAGTCGCGCCTGCCGCAGCTTCCGCTCGCGCTGTACTGCCGTGCCGACGAAGCGGACGCCGCGCGCGCATTCGCGCCGACGCTCGCCGTGCACGGCCACGAGCCGGACGCCGGCGAGCTCGCCGGCTTCGACGTGGTGGTGAAGTCGCCCGGCATCTCGCCCTACCAGCCGGCGGTACGCGCCGCGCAGGATCGCGGCACGCGCTTCACCTCCGGCACCACGCTGTGGTTCGCCGAGCGGCCCGACGCGCGCGTGGTCGCGGTCACCGGCACCAAGGGCAAGAGCACCACCACCGCGCTGATCGCGCACCTGGCGCGCAGCCTGGGCGTGCGCACCGCGCTCGCCGGCAACATCGGCGTGCCGCTGCTGGAGCTCATCGACGAACGCGCCGCGCTGTGGGCGATCGAACTGTCCAGCTTCCAGACCGGCGAGGCGGGGCCGCTGGAACTGGGCGTCATCACCCGGCTGGACGAGGAACACCTGGACTGGCACGGCTCGCGCGAGCGTTACGTCGCCGACAAGCTCAGGCTCGCCGACGCCGCGCGCACGCTGCTGCTCGACGGCACGCAGCATGAGCTTGTGGCGCGCACCGCCGTGCATCCGGATCGCCGGCTGTACGGCACCGCCGCCGGTTGGCACGTCGCGGACGGCGCGATCCGGCGTGGCGGCGAGGCCGTGTTCGCGCTCGCCGCGTTGCCGTTGCCCGGCCTGCACAACGCGATCAACGCCTGCGCCGCGCTCGCCGCGCTGGAGACGCTCGGCCTCGATGCACGCGCCGCCGCGCCGGCGTTGGCGGGCTTTCATGCGTTGCCGCACCGGCTGCAGAACCTCGGCACGCGCGACGGGCGCGAATGGATCAACGATTCGATCAGCACCACGCCGCCGGCGGCGCTGGCCGCCTTGGCGAGCCTGGCGTCGCGCGAGGTCACGCTGATCCTCGGCGGCCACGATCGCGGCCTGGACTGGCACGACTTCGTCGCCGCGGTGAAGCATCGGCCGCGGCTGCGCATCGTCGCGCAGGGTGCCAGCGGCCCGCGCATCGCCCGCGCACTGCGCGAGGGCGCGGCAGAACCGCCGCTGGTCGAAGTGGCCACGCTCGCCGAGGCGGTGCAGGCGGCGCGTGCCATCACACCATCGGGCGGCGTGGTGCTGCTCTCGCCCGGCGCGCCGAGTTTCGATCAGTTCCGCGACTACGCCGAACGCGGTCGCCGCTTCGCCGAGCTCGCCGGCTTCGACACGCCGCAGACCGCATCCATCGACGGACTCGGCGTGGCCTGA
- a CDS encoding (R)-mandelonitrile lyase: MPMRIHRLGTRPSAVGPRQYFTGAVRIDPLFDPQAPGRVSAAWVTFEPGARTAWHTHPLGQHLIVTAGCGWTQCWGGPKKCIRAGDVVYCDCGQKHWHGATDTVAMSHIAVQEWLDGSPVQWLEQVSDAQYYAPLEADDR, translated from the coding sequence ATGCCCATGCGCATTCATCGTCTCGGCACACGGCCGTCAGCCGTCGGACCGCGGCAGTACTTCACCGGCGCGGTGCGCATCGACCCGCTGTTCGATCCCCAGGCGCCCGGCCGCGTCTCCGCCGCCTGGGTCACCTTCGAGCCTGGCGCCCGCACGGCCTGGCACACGCATCCGCTGGGCCAGCATCTCATCGTCACCGCCGGTTGCGGCTGGACCCAGTGCTGGGGTGGCCCGAAGAAGTGCATCCGTGCCGGCGACGTCGTCTATTGCGATTGCGGCCAGAAGCACTGGCATGGCGCCACCGACACCGTGGCCATGAGCCATATCGCGGTGCAGGAGTGGCTGGACGGCAGTCCCGTGCAATGGCTCGAACAGGTCTCCGATGCGCAGTACTACGCGCCGCTCGAAGCCGACGACCGCTAG